The Pangasianodon hypophthalmus isolate fPanHyp1 chromosome 13, fPanHyp1.pri, whole genome shotgun sequence genome includes a window with the following:
- the cdk5r1a gene encoding cyclin-dependent kinase 5 activator 1a, giving the protein MGTTLSVSPGYRKAALCDEAAQNSRNTKRSSVIGVLPWKRIVAVSARRKGSKKLPAGGGSQEERAVRVSVSLDGNLNLKKSQSYANLSVFAQEGGLNVPNSKTTSDIAASAALEDQDGSEGSRSSKRILVQASTSELLRSLGEFLCRRCYRLKRLSPGDPALWLRGVDRALLLQGWQEQAFISPPSVVFLYMLCRAVVSAEVGSERELRLELLTCLYLSYSYMGSEISYPLKPFLLQQDKEAFWDRCLQIIHCTSANMLKLNADPRYFTQVFADLKSESQRGEGERVPLDR; this is encoded by the coding sequence ATGGGAACGACGCTGTCAGTGTCACCAGGCTACCGGAAGGCGGCGCTGTGCGACGAGGCAGCACAGAACAGCAGGAACACCAAACGCTCATCAGTGATAGGCGTGTTACCATGGAAACGCATCGTAGCTGTTTCAGCAAGACGGAAAGGGTCGAAGAAGCTCCCTGCAGGAGGAGGGAGTCAGGAGGAGCGCGCCGTTAGGGTTAGTGTCAGCCTCGATGGCAACCTAAACCTCAAGAAGTCCCAGTCCTACGCTAACCTGTCAGTGTTCGCACAAGAGGGAGGGCTAAATGTTCCAAATTCCAAAACCACCAGTGACATTGCTGCGAGCGCCGCCCTCGAGGATCAGGATGGGTCAGAAGGTTCCAGATCATCGAAGCGGATCTTGGTACAGGCATCAACCAGCGAGCTGCTGCGCAGTCTGGGAGAGTTCCTGTGCCGTCGGTGTTACCGACTTAAGCGTCTATCGCCAGGCGACCCGGCACTGTGGCTGCGTGGCGTGGACCGCGCCCTCTTGCTGCAGGGCTGGCAGGAGCAGGCCTTTATCTCGCCGCCAAGTGTGGTCTTCCTCTACATGCTGTGCCGCGCAGTGGTCTCTGCCGAGGTGGGGAGTGAACGCGAGCTGCGCCTAGAACTGCTCACCTGCCTATACTTGAGCTACTCTTACATGGGCAGCGAGATCTCCTACCCACTCAAGCCCTTTCTGTTGCAGCAGGACAAAGAAGCATTCTGGGATAGGTGTCTGCAGATCATCCACTGCACCAGCGCTAACATGCTAAAGCTAAATGCTGACCCACGCTACTTCACACAGGTCTTCGCTGACCTGAAGAGCGAGAGTCAGAGAGGGGAAGGGGAGAGAGTACCTCTTGATCGATAA